The following coding sequences are from one Brienomyrus brachyistius isolate T26 chromosome 2, BBRACH_0.4, whole genome shotgun sequence window:
- the LOC125716941 gene encoding translation initiation factor IF-2-like isoform X1 codes for MSLGGVPLGGVPLGGVPLGGVPLGGVPLVDVPLGGVPLGGVPLGGVPLVDMSLGGVPLGGVPLGGVPLGGVPLGGVPLGGVPLVDVPLGGVPLGGVPLGGVPLVDMSLGGVPLGGVPLGGVPLGGVPLGGVPLLDVPLGGVPLGGVPLGGVPLGGVPLGGVPLLDVPLGGVPLGGVPLGGVPLGGVPLGGVPLLDVPLGGVPLGGVPLVDMSLGGVPLGGVPLGGVPLGGVPLGGVPLGGVPLVDVSLGGVPLVDMSLGGVPLGGVPLVDVPLGGVPLGGVPLVDVPLDGVPLGGVPLGGVPLVDVSLGGVPLGGVPLVDMSLGGVPLGGVPLGGVPLVDVPLGGVPLGGVPLVDVPLGGVPLVDVPLGGVPLVDVPLGGVPLVDVPLGGVPLVDVPLVDVPLVDMPLGGVPLVDMPLGSVPLVDMPLGGVPAL; via the exons ATGTCTCTAGGTGGTGTGCCTCTTGGTGGTGTTCCTCTAGGTGGCGTGCCTCTAGGTGGTGTGCCTCTAGGTGGTGTTCCTCTAGTTGACGTGCCTCTAGGTGGTGTTCCTCTAGGTGGCGTGCCTCTAGGTGGTGTTCCTCTAGTTGACATGTCTCTAGGTGGTGTTCCTCTAGGTGGCGTGCCTCTAGGTGGCGTGCCTCTAGGTGGCGTGCCTCTAGGTGGTGTGCCTCTAGGTGGTGTTCCTCTAGTTGACGTGCCTCTAGGTGGTGTTCCTCTAGGTGGCGTGCCTCTAGGTGGTGTTCCTCTAGTTGACATGTCTCTAGGTGGTGTGCCTCTAGGTGGTGTTCCTCTAGGTGGCGTGCCTCTAGGTGGTGTTCCTCTAGGTGGTGTTCCTCTACTTGACGTGCCTCTAGGTGGTGTTCCTCTAGGTGGTGTTCCTCTAGGTGGCGTGCCTCTAGGTGGTGTTCCTCTAGGTGGTGTTCCTCTACTTGACGTGCCTCTAGGTGGTGTTCCTCTAG GTGGTGTTCCTCTAGGTGGCGTGCCTCTAGGTGGTGTTCCTCTAGGTGGTGTTCCTCTACTTGACGTGCCTCTAGGTGGTGTTCCTCTAGGTGGTGTTCCTCTAG TTGACATGTCTCTAGGTGGTGTGCCTCTAGGTGGTGTTCCTCTAG GTGGCGTGCCTCTAGGTGGTGTTCCTCTAGGTGGTGTGCCTCTAGGTGGTGTTCCTCTAGTTGACGTGTCTCTAGGTGGTGTGCCTCTAGTTGACATGTCTCTAGGTGGCGTGCCTCTAGGTGGTGTTCCTCTAGTTGACGTGCCTCTAGGTGGTGTTCCTCTAGGTGGTGTTCCTCTAGTTGACGTGCCTCTAGATGGCGTTCCTCTAGGTGGTGTGCCTCTAGGTGGTGTTCCTCTAGTTGACGTGTCTCTAGGTGGTGTGCCTCTAGGTGGTGTGCCTCTAGTTGACATGTCTCTAGGTGGCGTGCCTCTAGGTGGTGTTCCTCTAGGTGGTGTTCCTCTAGTTGACGTGCCTCTAGGTGGTGTTCCTCTAGGTGGTGTTCCTCTAGTTGACGTGCCTCTAGGTGGTGTTCCTCTAGTTGACGTGCCTCTAGGTGGTGTTCCTCTAGTTGACGTGCCTCTAGGTGGTGTTCCTCTAGTTGACGTGCCTCTAGGTGGTGTTCCTCTAGTTGACGTGCCTCTAGTTGACGTGCCTCTAGTTGACATGCCTCTAGGTGGTGTTCCTCTAGTTGACATGCCTCTAGGTAGTGTTCCTCTAGTTGACATGCCTCTAGGTGGTGTGCCAGCGCTCTGA
- the LOC125716941 gene encoding translation initiation factor IF-2-like isoform X2, with protein MSLGGVPLGGVPLGGVPLGGVPLGGVPLVDVPLGGVPLGGVPLGGVPLVDMSLGGVPLGGVPLGGVPLGGVPLGGVPLGGVPLVDVPLGGVPLGGVPLGGVPLVDMSLGGVPLGGVPLGGVPLGGVPLGGVPLLDVPLGGVPLGGVPLGGVPLGGVPLGGVPLLDVPLGGVPLGGVPLGGVPLGGVPLGGVPLGGVPLGGVPLGGVPLGGVPLVDVPLGGVPLGGVPLVDVPLGGVPLVDVPLGGVPLVDVPLGGVPLVDVPLGGVPLVDVPLVDVPLVDMPLGGVPLVDMPLGSVPLVDMPLGGVPAL; from the exons ATGTCTCTAGGTGGTGTGCCTCTTGGTGGTGTTCCTCTAGGTGGCGTGCCTCTAGGTGGTGTGCCTCTAGGTGGTGTTCCTCTAGTTGACGTGCCTCTAGGTGGTGTTCCTCTAGGTGGCGTGCCTCTAGGTGGTGTTCCTCTAGTTGACATGTCTCTAGGTGGTGTTCCTCTAGGTGGCGTGCCTCTAGGTGGCGTGCCTCTAGGTGGCGTGCCTCTAGGTGGTGTGCCTCTAGGTGGTGTTCCTCTAGTTGACGTGCCTCTAGGTGGTGTTCCTCTAGGTGGCGTGCCTCTAGGTGGTGTTCCTCTAGTTGACATGTCTCTAGGTGGTGTGCCTCTAGGTGGTGTTCCTCTAGGTGGCGTGCCTCTAGGTGGTGTTCCTCTAGGTGGTGTTCCTCTACTTGACGTGCCTCTAGGTGGTGTTCCTCTAGGTGGTGTTCCTCTAGGTGGCGTGCCTCTAGGTGGTGTTCCTCTAGGTGGTGTTCCTCTACTTGACGTGCCTCTAGGTGGTGTTCCTCTAGGTGGTGTGCCTCTAGGTGGTGTTCCTCTAGGTGGCGTGCCTCTAGGTGGTGTTCCTCTAGGTGGTGTTCCTCTAG GTGGCGTGCCTCTAGGTGGTGTTCCTCTAGGTGGTGTTCCTCTAGTTGACGTGCCTCTAGGTGGTGTTCCTCTAGGTGGTGTTCCTCTAGTTGACGTGCCTCTAGGTGGTGTTCCTCTAGTTGACGTGCCTCTAGGTGGTGTTCCTCTAGTTGACGTGCCTCTAGGTGGTGTTCCTCTAGTTGACGTGCCTCTAGGTGGTGTTCCTCTAGTTGACGTGCCTCTAGTTGACGTGCCTCTAGTTGACATGCCTCTAGGTGGTGTTCCTCTAGTTGACATGCCTCTAGGTAGTGTTCCTCTAGTTGACATGCCTCTAGGTGGTGTGCCAGCGCTCTGA
- the LOC125716941 gene encoding translation initiation factor IF-2-like isoform X3, producing MSLGGVPLGGVPLGGVPLGGVPLVDVSLGGVPLGGVPLGGVPLGGVPLGGVPLLDVPLGGVPLGGVPLVDMSLGGVPLGGVPLGGVPLGGVPLGGVPLGGVPLVDVSLGGVPLVDMSLGGVPLGGVPLVDVPLGGVPLGGVPLVDVPLDGVPLGGVPLGGVPLVDVSLGGVPLGGVPLVDMSLGGVPLGGVPLGGVPLVDVPLGGVPLGGVPLVDVPLGGVPLVDVPLGGVPLVDVPLGGVPLVDVPLGGVPLVDVPLVDVPLVDMPLGGVPLVDMPLGSVPLVDMPLGGVPAL from the exons ATGTCTCTAGGTGGTGTGCCTCTTGGTGGTGTTCCTCTAGGTGGCGTGCCTCTAG GTGGTGTTCCTCTAGTTGACGTGTCTCTAGGTGGTGTGCCTCTAG GTGGTGTTCCTCTAGGTGGCGTGCCTCTAGGTGGTGTTCCTCTAGGTGGTGTTCCTCTACTTGACGTGCCTCTAGGTGGTGTTCCTCTAGGTGGTGTTCCTCTAG TTGACATGTCTCTAGGTGGTGTGCCTCTAGGTGGTGTTCCTCTAG GTGGCGTGCCTCTAGGTGGTGTTCCTCTAGGTGGTGTGCCTCTAGGTGGTGTTCCTCTAGTTGACGTGTCTCTAGGTGGTGTGCCTCTAGTTGACATGTCTCTAGGTGGCGTGCCTCTAGGTGGTGTTCCTCTAGTTGACGTGCCTCTAGGTGGTGTTCCTCTAGGTGGTGTTCCTCTAGTTGACGTGCCTCTAGATGGCGTTCCTCTAGGTGGTGTGCCTCTAGGTGGTGTTCCTCTAGTTGACGTGTCTCTAGGTGGTGTGCCTCTAGGTGGTGTGCCTCTAGTTGACATGTCTCTAGGTGGCGTGCCTCTAGGTGGTGTTCCTCTAGGTGGTGTTCCTCTAGTTGACGTGCCTCTAGGTGGTGTTCCTCTAGGTGGTGTTCCTCTAGTTGACGTGCCTCTAGGTGGTGTTCCTCTAGTTGACGTGCCTCTAGGTGGTGTTCCTCTAGTTGACGTGCCTCTAGGTGGTGTTCCTCTAGTTGACGTGCCTCTAGGTGGTGTTCCTCTAGTTGACGTGCCTCTAGTTGACGTGCCTCTAGTTGACATGCCTCTAGGTGGTGTTCCTCTAGTTGACATGCCTCTAGGTAGTGTTCCTCTAGTTGACATGCCTCTAGGTGGTGTGCCAGCGCTCTGA